AGATGGGAGCGAGTCGATCGATTTAGTGGTGAAGCGATTCCCACGCATGGATTAACAATTCAGCGGCGCGGTCGACTTCTTCTTCCGAAGTATACCACCCTAAACTTAGGCGAATCGTGCCTTCTTTGTCTTCGTCTGGCACTCCCATCGCCTGAAGCACCGGCGAACAATTGGTGCCGCCGACCGATCCACTGGCGGACGTTGCCGCACAAATTTCAGGGACGCGCCGCAGAAGTTGCTGGGCGGAAACGTGGGGAAAGTTAATGCAGAGCGTGTTCGGGATTCGCTGGACCGCGGCACCGTGAACGATCACGCGATCTGATATCGATGTCATTAATTTCTGTGTCAACTGTTTGCACAGCGATGATAATTTTTCAGCCGATGCATCCAGACTTCGGCCAACCAGGTTGGCGGCCTTGCCCATACCGACCCAGGCCATGACATTCTCGCAGCCAGATCGCAGACCGTGTTCTCCTCCGGAACCATGGATCAAAGGATTGAGCGTGACCCCTTCGCCCACAAAAAGAGCTGCCGCTCCCTTCGGCCCATAGAACTTGTGCGCTGACAAGCTCAAGAGATCGACGCCCAGTTGGTTGGGGTTTACTGGAATCTTGCCTGCTGCCTGGCATGCATCGGTATGCAGCAGAACATCTTTCTGCTGGCAGACTTCGGCCAACTGGCTGATCGGTTGAATCACGCCAGTTTCGTCGTTGGCCAGCATGATCGAAACCAGGCGTGTCTCGGGACGAAGGACTCTCGCCAGCTCTTCGGGGTTCACGACTCCATGTCGATCGACATCGACCACACTCACTTCACAGCCCAGCGTACGGCAGAACTGAGCCGTTTGAGCCACGGCGGGATGCTCGACAGCGGATACCACGATGTGACATGGTTTCTCTTGCTGCAGATAAGTCGCCGCGACCCCTTTGATGGCGAGGTTGCAGCTTTCGGTGCCTGATCCGCAGAAGACGATTTCGTCGGAAGTTACCCCCAGAAGATGGGCGACCTGCCCGCGTGCATCTTCAAGCGATTCCTCGATGGCCCGACTCTGGGCATACAAACCGTCCGGCCCAGCGAAGAATTCTGCCATGAAGGGAAGCATCGCTTCCTGGACACTGGGAGCGATGGGCGTTGTCGAGTTGTAATCGAGAAAGATCGACTTCATTACACTTTGGGGAGGGTGCCCTGGAACCCAAACTCGGTATACGCCTTCGGAAGGACGATCGCGGTGATCTTGATATAGCTGATGGACGCAAATGGAATGATCGCCTGGCGAGCCCCGATCGCGTCTGGTGTTTGTCGCTGGACAACCATCATGGCATCGTCGTAAACGAAGCCGACGAAAGGAATTGACTCATTCAACACCGTCATCACGACCCCCTTTTGCGGCATATCTTTTGGCCATCGCTGAAGGAGATCGAGCCAGATATTTTTCGCGGGTTCCAAGAATGCACCTCAGCAAAAGGGCGTGGGTTTGGGACGAATCGAGACGCCTGTGTAGCTAAATGTCGGAGGGTTAAAGATTACGTTTGCAATAAACTTTCCGCTGCCCTTCAATCCGAAATGGTTGGAGAATCCTGTAAAACCGTTAATTGAAGAGGGTTTGCGTCGCAGGCCCTGTGGCGACAAAGTACTCGACATTCGCCTTTAAATGGGTGATACTAGACATTGGCCATGCACCTGAAAAATACTCTCGTCAGTGACTTCTCACGCTTTAAGGATTTCCGGACATGATCATCCGCCGACACGGCTTCACGCTGGTGGAATTGCTAGTCGTGATTGCCATTATTGGCATCTTGGCAGGTTTGTTGTTGCCAGCCGTTCAAATGGCTCGGGAATCTGCCCGGCGAACTCAGTGCATGAACAACCTGCGGCAGATCGCCACCGCAACCGTCAACCGCGCCACGAAGCATCCTCGAACCGAGATGCCACCAAGCATGGCTTGGAATCGTTCGGTTCCGACTAGCTCTCGTAGTGGTTATGCCGCAGGCAACATCATGAATTGGCCCGTTGGCATGTTGGATGAACTTGGTCAGGGTGGTTTGAAGGAAGCCTATCAGGCAGGCACGGTCACTGGTACTTCCTACAACCCAGCGGAACTGTCGGGCAAGGTTATCTCGACGTTTGTCTGCCCAAGCGACCCGGTTGATCCTGCCGAGTTGAACCCTGTCAGCTACTATCCCAACGGCGGCTATCACAATGTTTACACCGCTTCGCCACGTGACTTGCCGGCCAATGGTGCCTGGAGCGATAAGTCGAACCTGTCAGGTCAGCCAGAGGTAGGCGTGAATTATGGCAACATTAAAGATGGTGCCTCACAGACCATACTGATGACGGAACGCATACGTATCCCTGCATTCGGTGGTGCGGGTACCAACTGGCACGTTGTCGAAGTGATTGCCGCCGACTTGCTGAATGAAAACGGCGCCTCTTCGCTATGGAATGGCTCGATGTCCTCCAGCAGTCCGATTTCGACGGTCCAGCCGATAGATCTGGTCATCTACGACTACGGTGGTGCTGGGCGCACGGAAGGTGCTTATCTTCCGTCCAGCAACCACGGCGACTCGTTCCTTGTTTCGTACATCGACGGATCTGTTGTGACGATGTCGAACGAAATGGCTCAGAACGTTTATGCCCGTCTGCTCACCAGCGATGGCAACGATGCCCGTCTTGCCGGTGATGGTGCGCCATACTACAGCCACGGCAACGCATCCTGCAAGCCAGCAGGTAATTTCCAGGCGACCCCGCTCAGCGGAACCGACTACAACTTCTAGTCGAATCGGCCAGACGCCAGTCCAAGTCAAATCGTTCCAAGAGATCCTTCCCATGCGGAGGGATCTCTTTTTCTTTTAAGGAAAGCAAGAGCGTGATCGATCCGGAACTGATGGAGCAATTTGACCTGCCCGCCTTTCATCAGATGTACATGCAAATGGCCCTCCAACAGGCCGATATGGCGGCGCGGGCAGAAGAAGTTCCTGTCGGCGCGGTGATCATCCGCGAAGGCTCGGTGATCGCCGCCGCTCATAATCAACGCGAGATGCTTCGCGATCCAACGGCACATGCCGAGATGATCGCTATTACCCAGGCCGCCGAAGCCGTCGGAGGTTGGCGGCTGGAAGATTGCATTCTTTACGTCACACTCGAACCCTGTCCGATGTGCGCAGGGGCGATCGTTCAGGCTCGCATTCCGGTCGTCGTGTATGGGGCCCGCGATCAGAAGGCAGGGGCGGTCGATTCGCTATATAACCTGCTGAACGACAACCGATTGAATCACCGTTGCGAGGTCGTTTCTGGTGTACTGCAAGAACGCTGCGGCCAGGTCCTGACCGACTTCTTCCGAAAACGCCGGGCCGAAGGAAAGAAGTAACGCCTGGCTTTATGCCTGCGGCTTGTTCTGTTCCAGGTCGTCCAGCAGCGAAGGCCGCGACGGAAGATACCCGAGCCGGTTCAACTGCGTGATGAAGTTCGTCCGGCACAAGATTCGCCAACGTGTCGGGTCTGGGTGCTGAACCAAGACTGCGTCGATGTCAGGCATTCGCTCGGCAATCTGATCAGGACGATCGCACAGCCAAAGAACCCAGTCACCCGCTTTGCCCAAGTTCGACGACCCGCGTGGACGACCCTGCTGATAGATCCCCAGCGAGTTGGCAATTTCAGAAAGGCTGACCTCGACCCCATCTTGCGGGAAGAGAACGGCCATCGCATCTTGGCCCCAGACCTCGTGGACGTTGCCGACGAGCTTCTCGATGTCGGCGACATGCAGTACCTTGGCCCGCGATGCTTCGTGCGAGAATTCGCCCTGGCAGTGGCTTTCCCAGGTCTCCATGGCAACACGCGAAGAATCGAGAACGATCCCCACGTCGCGATGCCGCGCAAGTCTTCGGAGCAGCTCTGTCGGCGAAGGAACGTTGCCGACCGCATCAACCAGGTGATAAGCGTCACCAATCTCTTGGGCATAGAACGTGGCGAACTTCCGTCGAACCAGATCTTCAAACACCCATGTTCGCAAGGGCGCGTCGGGGGCGTCGCTTCCGCCTTCGATGGATACACGGAACTGCGTTTTTCCGGCAACAAAGGTATCGCCGTCATAGATGGTGGCGTACGGAACGTTCACACCGTTCAAGTGCGATCCATTCTGACTGTGCAGATCGCGAAGCGTGCATTTCTTGTCGGCGCATTCGAGCGAAAAATGAACACCCGAAATGAAAGCGTCACCAACAACGGTGACGTCGGTCATTTGATTGCGTCCGACAATCACTGTTTGCCCCGGCAGCAGCCAAACTTGTCGCTGGCCGGTCGCATCGTGGAACGTCACGTTCAGTCGATGGATATGAATCGATTCATTGCCAGGTGTCACTTCAACTGGACGAGGCCGATACGACGCGACTTCGTGCTGAGTAACATGCGCGATCGATTCGGTCTTCTCGTATTCTTCCGCCGGGGCCACGGGCGGTTCCTCTTCCACGCGATCGAGCGACTTGGGACTCGACGATTCGGGATCAGACGGAACCCGAGCATGCCGCAGCGGGTCGACGACCGTGGTATGAATTTCACCGTCGAAGCGGATTTGAAATTCAGAGCTGCCGGCGCGGATAATATCGCGGTCGTGCAGTTCGACCAGGTTCGCCCGGATACCGTTGACGTAGGTGCCATTGGTGCTGTTCAAATCTCGCAAGCGGCATCGATCTTGATCGCAAAGAATTGCGAAGTGCAAGCCCGACATCGTGCGGTCGAGCGGGATCGATAGGTCAGCGTTCGCCTGGCGGCCAACACGCACGACGGAGCCTTCCGTTGCCGTTGTTACCTCTCCCTGAGCAGGACCTTGCTGCACGGTCAGATAGGCTCGCATGGCGGAATGAACTCTCTCGCAGATTGTCTTGGGATCACCAACGTTTCCTGGCGAACTGATCGTCCTCGAAGCTCGAAACGCCGGGATTTCAGCAAACCGGCATCCGATTCTGAGAGTATAGCTACGAGAGCCTTCTGACTACACCTTCGGCCGGGTTGAAACCACGAAAAAGACGAGGCCGTGAAGGGAGACCTCGTGCAAGTTTGCTTGGGGTGGCTTATTTCGCCGCAGCCGACTTCGCTTCTTTTAGCTGCTGGGCTTCGGGCATCTGCTTATAGAACGGATCGAGCGGGTAGCATCCCGAGACGATCCCGTTACGTGGTGCCGATGTGCAATCGCTAAACGTGCGACAGATCTTTTTGCGGGCCATGGTGCCTTCTTCCAGCGTTGCCTGGGGAAGCTCCGGCAGCGACAACACCATGCGTCCCAAGCCAACACTGTCGACCCAGCCTGCGCGAACGACGGCCTGAGAAACGTGCGGAAGGTATTCCTGCAGATAGGTATATCCGGTACCAACTATCATCATTTCCGGCACGGCCCTCTTCACGTCGCGAACCGCTTCGATCTGACGAACGACACCGACCAATGGATCTTCCGGTGGTGGATAGCCGTCGCTTGGCGGGAAGATCGCCGGGCGTTGGATGTGGGGATTGTAGTAGGGACTGCCTGCTGAAAGATTCACCGAGAAGACGCCTGCGTCGTGCAGCAAGCGGATCAAGCGAATCGGTTCGTCGAGATCCATTTCCAGCGGGTTCTCGGGATTCACCCCGAACCCAAACTGATACGGCAGCAGGTCATCGAAGTTGACCGGCTCGCCTGCTTCTAGGCCCGCATGGAAAGGAATCATGTCGAACACACTCAGGCGAACGCCAATCTGCAGGCCAGGGCATTCCTGCTGAATGCGACGAATGATCGTCAGCAGAAGTCGCGTGCGTCCTTCAAAGTCGCCGCCGAACTCACCTTCGCGAGTACGGGCACTCAAAAACTCGTGCAGCAAATAGCCGTGGCAGCTCTTCACGTCGACGAAGTGGAAGCCGAGCTGCTGGGCGATCTTGGCCGACTGAACGTAGTTATCGATCAGTTCGTGAAGCTGTTCGTCGGTCCAAATCGCACTGTCATCGTCGGCATCGATTCCGACACGGCTGTCAAGGATTGGATGGTGGAAGGCGATCCGCGGCTCGGCAACCGTTTTCACATTCGGTCGGCTGAAACGGCCAGAGTGTGTTAGTTGCAGGCCGATCATCAAATCGGAAGGCTCGCCGATTTCATCGCGATGCGTGTTGACTAACGCGTCGTACAGCTTCTCAAGGCCGAAGCGATTCGACTCGGTACCCAGGGTTTGATTCGGATTGGCTCGACCATCGGCCTGAACGGCAGCTGCTTCGCCACCCCAGATCAGCTTCGCACCACTGCGACCGAAGTTCTCCCAGCGGCGGATTGTCAGTTCGGAAGGGGAGCCATCCCGATTTGCGTCCCAGCCTTCCATCGGGTGAATACACCAGCGGTTGCCCATGGTGAATCCGCCAGCTTCCAGCGATTCGGCCATCGGCGAACCAGCTTCCCGGGTGAGGATCTCGTCATCGCAGGGCAAACTCAAACCCAGCTCGGACAGGCGGTCTCGGAACGTTTCGACCGTTTTCAACTGGGCGACTTTAACGAAGCGATTACTCATTCAATACTCACGAGGTAGAGGCAGGACGAAGCTCGGAAAAGGCAAGGACGAATTTCTTTTGTTCGCCGGTAACAAACTGAACGGTCGCGGTGCGTTTCGCCCCTTCGCCGCTCATCGAAACGATCTTGCCCAATCCGTAAGTCGGATGCAGTACCGCCATCGATTGATGAAATTTGTCGGGGTTCAGCTTAGGGCGAGCCGACCCAGGGCCTTTCACCATATCGGCCGCGGTCATCAGCATTTTAGACGGAAGCGAGTCTGGTACGCTTGGCACGTCTTCCGAAAAATCGCCCGATTCGCAAGTCTGGTCAAAGTCGTCCTCAGGAATCTCGTGGACATCTTCCCAGTCTTGGGTGGGGGGCGTGTACCGGCCAAGGGCAGCCTGGAAGTCCATCTCCTCGCGAGGCAACTCGAACAGAAACTTGCTGGGGACTGTCATCATGCGGCGACCTCGGAAGTCGCGTTGGTTCGCCGTGCTCAGCTCGAGTTCTTCCTGGGCTCGCGTAATGCCGACGAACATCAAGCGGCGTTCTTCTTCCAGTTGCGCGTCGGAATCTTTCGAGCGTTCATGCGGGAGTAGTCCCTCTTCGATCGCCACCATGAAGACCCACGGAAACTCGAGGCCTTTCGCCGCGTGCAGCGTCATCATTGTGACTCGGTCGAGTTCCGTATCGAACTGGTCGGTTTCGTTAACGAGTGCTTTGTCTTCAAGATAACGCTCGAGCGTGCCATCTTCGGGATGTTGGTAGTCGAATTCCCGAGCCGACGAAAGAAGTTCGTCGATGTTTTCCAATCGCGACACATCCTCTTCATCGTCCGAGTTTTCGTACTGAGCCCGATAACCCGTTTCGGTGAGCACCGCTCCGAGAATGTCTTCAACCGGTTCGTTGATCTTCAGCGAGATTCGATCGAACAAGGCGACAAACTTGGCGACCGCCACGGCGGCTCGCTTGTTCAGCGAATCGATCATGCCTGCTTCACGGGCCGCGTCCATCATCGAGATGCCATGGTCCAACGCATGGACCTGAAGCTTGAGGATCGTCGATTTACCTATGCCGCGTGTCGGCGTGTTCACCACTCGCGTGAAGGCCACATCGTCGCGCGGATTGTTGATCAGCATGGCGTAGGCAAGCACGTCCTTGATTTCTTTTCGTTGATAGAACTCGACCCCGCTCACGATCATGTACGGAATGCCTTGCTGTCGCAGAGCCTCTTCGTAAGAACGTGAAAGAGCGTTCACTCGATAGAAGATCGCGAAATCTCGCGGGCGTCGTTTGCCCTGGGCAA
The window above is part of the Bremerella sp. JC817 genome. Proteins encoded here:
- a CDS encoding DUF1559 domain-containing protein, which encodes MIIRRHGFTLVELLVVIAIIGILAGLLLPAVQMARESARRTQCMNNLRQIATATVNRATKHPRTEMPPSMAWNRSVPTSSRSGYAAGNIMNWPVGMLDELGQGGLKEAYQAGTVTGTSYNPAELSGKVISTFVCPSDPVDPAELNPVSYYPNGGYHNVYTASPRDLPANGAWSDKSNLSGQPEVGVNYGNIKDGASQTILMTERIRIPAFGGAGTNWHVVEVIAADLLNENGASSLWNGSMSSSSPISTVQPIDLVIYDYGGAGRTEGAYLPSSNHGDSFLVSYIDGSVVTMSNEMAQNVYARLLTSDGNDARLAGDGAPYYSHGNASCKPAGNFQATPLSGTDYNF
- a CDS encoding NADH:flavin oxidoreductase, with the protein product MSNRFVKVAQLKTVETFRDRLSELGLSLPCDDEILTREAGSPMAESLEAGGFTMGNRWCIHPMEGWDANRDGSPSELTIRRWENFGRSGAKLIWGGEAAAVQADGRANPNQTLGTESNRFGLEKLYDALVNTHRDEIGEPSDLMIGLQLTHSGRFSRPNVKTVAEPRIAFHHPILDSRVGIDADDDSAIWTDEQLHELIDNYVQSAKIAQQLGFHFVDVKSCHGYLLHEFLSARTREGEFGGDFEGRTRLLLTIIRRIQQECPGLQIGVRLSVFDMIPFHAGLEAGEPVNFDDLLPYQFGFGVNPENPLEMDLDEPIRLIRLLHDAGVFSVNLSAGSPYYNPHIQRPAIFPPSDGYPPPEDPLVGVVRQIEAVRDVKRAVPEMMIVGTGYTYLQEYLPHVSQAVVRAGWVDSVGLGRMVLSLPELPQATLEEGTMARKKICRTFSDCTSAPRNGIVSGCYPLDPFYKQMPEAQQLKEAKSAAAK
- a CDS encoding UvrD-helicase domain-containing protein, producing MTDYLFDGLTAPQREAVAHIDGPLLVLAGPGSGKTRVVTHRIANMLRNGVYSSQIVALTFTNKAAEEMRSRVERLNPDSTVWVSTFHRFCARLLRAYSNLVGLEPNYTIYDTSDSIQILKRSLQKEEISTSHATPEKIAKAISWAKNNMILPERYEANSANAISSIVRDVYPEYQRQLRAANAVDFDDMLMLVAQMLQENPELRAALDERFRYILVDEYQDTNLVQYLLVRSLSQQYPNLGVTGDPDQSIYGWRGANLNNILGFEKDFEHVKVVRLEQNFRSTPNILTVADHLIEHNKRRKKKSLFTERPAGQPVRLLTYTNSHEESHAIATRIATQVAQGKRRPRDFAIFYRVNALSRSYEEALRQQGIPYMIVSGVEFYQRKEIKDVLAYAMLINNPRDDVAFTRVVNTPTRGIGKSTILKLQVHALDHGISMMDAAREAGMIDSLNKRAAVAVAKFVALFDRISLKINEPVEDILGAVLTETGYRAQYENSDDEEDVSRLENIDELLSSAREFDYQHPEDGTLERYLEDKALVNETDQFDTELDRVTMMTLHAAKGLEFPWVFMVAIEEGLLPHERSKDSDAQLEEERRLMFVGITRAQEELELSTANQRDFRGRRMMTVPSKFLFELPREEMDFQAALGRYTPPTQDWEDVHEIPEDDFDQTCESGDFSEDVPSVPDSLPSKMLMTAADMVKGPGSARPKLNPDKFHQSMAVLHPTYGLGKIVSMSGEGAKRTATVQFVTGEQKKFVLAFSELRPASTS
- the tadA gene encoding tRNA adenosine(34) deaminase TadA, coding for MEQFDLPAFHQMYMQMALQQADMAARAEEVPVGAVIIREGSVIAAAHNQREMLRDPTAHAEMIAITQAAEAVGGWRLEDCILYVTLEPCPMCAGAIVQARIPVVVYGARDQKAGAVDSLYNLLNDNRLNHRCEVVSGVLQERCGQVLTDFFRKRRAEGKK
- a CDS encoding cysteine desulfurase family protein; translated protein: MKSIFLDYNSTTPIAPSVQEAMLPFMAEFFAGPDGLYAQSRAIEESLEDARGQVAHLLGVTSDEIVFCGSGTESCNLAIKGVAATYLQQEKPCHIVVSAVEHPAVAQTAQFCRTLGCEVSVVDVDRHGVVNPEELARVLRPETRLVSIMLANDETGVIQPISQLAEVCQQKDVLLHTDACQAAGKIPVNPNQLGVDLLSLSAHKFYGPKGAAALFVGEGVTLNPLIHGSGGEHGLRSGCENVMAWVGMGKAANLVGRSLDASAEKLSSLCKQLTQKLMTSISDRVIVHGAAVQRIPNTLCINFPHVSAQQLLRRVPEICAATSASGSVGGTNCSPVLQAMGVPDEDKEGTIRLSLGWYTSEEEVDRAAELLIHAWESLHH
- a CDS encoding FHA domain-containing protein; translated protein: MRAYLTVQQGPAQGEVTTATEGSVVRVGRQANADLSIPLDRTMSGLHFAILCDQDRCRLRDLNSTNGTYVNGIRANLVELHDRDIIRAGSSEFQIRFDGEIHTTVVDPLRHARVPSDPESSSPKSLDRVEEEPPVAPAEEYEKTESIAHVTQHEVASYRPRPVEVTPGNESIHIHRLNVTFHDATGQRQVWLLPGQTVIVGRNQMTDVTVVGDAFISGVHFSLECADKKCTLRDLHSQNGSHLNGVNVPYATIYDGDTFVAGKTQFRVSIEGGSDAPDAPLRTWVFEDLVRRKFATFYAQEIGDAYHLVDAVGNVPSPTELLRRLARHRDVGIVLDSSRVAMETWESHCQGEFSHEASRAKVLHVADIEKLVGNVHEVWGQDAMAVLFPQDGVEVSLSEIANSLGIYQQGRPRGSSNLGKAGDWVLWLCDRPDQIAERMPDIDAVLVQHPDPTRWRILCRTNFITQLNRLGYLPSRPSLLDDLEQNKPQA